Below is a window of Lytechinus variegatus isolate NC3 chromosome 4, Lvar_3.0, whole genome shotgun sequence DNA.
GCccatctttttcattatttgtaggttcagatattaaaaaaaatagcttgccattcggttttagtctgaaatgtattcattaaaaggttaaacgttatcacactgtaataagatggaaaaggggcttatcaaaggtatgtttcacagaggaactgttcgtcaaatgacgcgaggcttactatgataatatgtctgtaaagcgcttagagacgtcgttccgatgtattaagcgctatataaatgcggaatattattatattattatgtaattgccccgtcaggggcaaaattttttcatttttgacaatggaaatgacaatttttaggcagaaaagtgccttcatcgtttacttttgtccttagataatttataatttttctactttcagggggcacatgggggggggcaaaatctcgttttgcccccccccaaaaaattttatttggggggcaagtgccccccctgccccccccccccgcttccggcgcccttgtgacgacgcaagacagttgttattacttaaaacttgcaagttgtaaatgcatataagatcattgactctgaataaaagtccaattttgatcatgtttgtcattgctgtacgttatgattattactgctattattattgattgattttaactagcattcattgctttattactgtatagttttgcttcttcccccacagaaacctggggggatgattgtacacaccatccccccacctaaaattctgggggatgcatccccccatggccccccgctatctacgcccctgggAATAAGACAGAGAAGTGTAACTGGCCATGTCCTCTAGTCTATGTCTTATAAATACTCTTGTAATTAATTTAGAGTGATTGGAAAAAAGTACGATCTTGGCGAGGGATCTTACCCTAGATATGGCACTATCACCATCACCGCTCCAGGCGAGCGTTTCAtctttgtctgacaagttgtcagatctgacaaatttccttgattgtgattggctgaaagttagggttactatggtaattgtcggataaaatcctttcatgaaacgctccccaggtctgGGCAatccagaaaaatgttgatttgaatcaatagatttttttattgaaattgaaactttatttaccaaaatcttcattaaaaaacatatattcaataacagtgtatgaatatttcaagaaaatatcttCATACATTGTTATAAATAGAGGATAATTAAACGAGcaaaacactgaacatttcagcaaaatcggattgaaaataagaaagttattaaagtTTCGCtagtaacaaaacaaaaagtaagCCCCAAAACATCCATAATTCCCTAACCAATGCaagtttttaatttattttttcatgagcgtgtaggtaatttataagctaccctctgagtaaatgttatggacgtactTTACGTCATCCTTCAGTGAAGCGTCGCCAGAAGGCAAAATTGTCACTtgagtcacaagccaaatatcaccGTGACGATTTTGATTCCACTTTATTGAAACGAATTCTGTGCACATTCTCGTCATAGtcaaaaatagtcagaaggttTGTAAAAGTTACTATTTCGAAAAGACGATATAagttttttggctaaatttcacggttgaaatAAAACTCAAGTtgaaatttgctataattggattttttaaaaacacattTCTATCGATAAAAATGATCGTATGtgacatttattttcttaagaGTATCTTAAACAATATTCATTGTTTCATGGatcaatgaatatttaatgaaaacaaaaatacgaaTTTAATATATCACaggcaagtattgttttaatttgctaactgatcttttctcaacttttttcgttattttcatgaccaattaacataattatgctTCTATGCgcttaattaaacattcacgctatGTGGAGTGtgatcagcttttttttttacgttattggaaaaagtGCAAGTgctaactatggatatctgtcacaaacctccttacATAGTTCATATcggatttgatttttatgaaaatcccgatgtctAATGATTCAGTGAGCACATTCACAATTTTCGAATATTATgcaaaatgagaagaaagtttaaggccttggccccactctgtgccgtaccGAAAGATTATTTgatgtgcgcgccttttggatgaTTATCTGAAGACATGTGCAAAgtatcatgaaaaaattgttctcagaagtaacaaaaatcgtccatgaaacaaaccctcatttcattttttgttaagattttgacttcttctctcataaaCATTGTGTACTCTATGGGTGCAGAAAGTGACCCCTCATTCAATTTGGTGGAACTTTTTCTCAAGGCTAGCTGTCTTTAGCAAGttatgtttatcaacctatggtcagaattctgtgcaaaaatgacatcgatatttatggatgagtgagcatgcATCAGAGTGGGAAGAGGGGCATTTTCAACttcacagactcattttgagGGGGTATAATAAAGTGAATAATTGGGGGTAAACTCGGTTTCAAATATGACCTAATTGCTGTTGTACTTATCATCCATCAGTTTTATCAcgacacactttccgaacttttttttttactttttcattgttgagtgagcacattcgaaaacttgaatactctttatactgcataaatgtattctttccCTAACAATTTCTCTGGATCAGTTGagtttatggacaaatcagccGGGATCCAGAATTTAAAAATGGGGTGGGAGCGATGAATTGGGGAAGCCCACaacattttccaattttaatatgttttaaaaagttGTAGGGGATACTGccatgatgatacgtcacaaaaCACTGTGCTCGCTTAACCATAAACATATGATATCAAAGTTTTGTGTgaagtggctaaatgatggatagtgaAACAACATTAACAtcataaaattcacctgaaAACAACCTTTGCCCCAGTTTGTATAAACACAATCTgcaaaacgactcttgtgacttttgaaaatggtcatttttaattcaacctttgattactcatgcatgactgaaccaatcaatctcattttcccAAGGAGTTGCATAGAtaaccacctacgaaatatcatatttcaaaattattccgttcaaaagttacatcaATCTAATTTAGGGGGATTTACTTTgttgttgtgtatatattttcaatatgctAGCATATAATGCAGTTCGCCATCTAACGCTCATTATATAAGAACATGAAGAAAGTAAAATAACTTCATTTTGTCCAATCTTGGGAAAACCTTAGAAAAGTTGATAGAAATATTTGACTAGTGGAAGAGTTGGGGACCAGTGgcgtaaaggggggggggcatggggacacgtgccccctcccccatcggcttgccaaaaaaaaaacagggactggagaaaaagagggagaaagtaaGTAAAgctaagaggggaaaaaagaaattactGCTCATTATAAagttatatcatattatttacTTTTGACACTatatcttttttgtattttttcttgtaTATTTATGTACTtgcgaatggggggggggtgctcgcTTTGTTTTCTCACATTGTGTCTGTCGAATATAGAGTCGTCAATAACAAAACACTTTCATCATGTTTATTGCTTTCGCCGGcagcaacaaaaaatataattttaaatcgATTGGGGTCTAATTATGCTGTACCCTTCTATTGGCAAGGTAACGCTACATATTGTACTTGAGTGACGCATGGTGACATaacctaaaataatttttctattaGAGCTCCGTCAAAAACAATGGCCCGGCCAAGATATCTCTTCCTGtacgtttttattttattttctctttttctctttgttttagAACAAGAATAAAATTACTGAAGGCACTGGCGGATacacgggagggggggggggggggtggttccCTCCGAATCGTAATCGGCCAATAAGAAAATGGTAAACTACGTGAACCttaacataaaatgaaatagcgATAATGATCATGCTACTGACATGAAAATAGAAAAGTGTACAAACTgagaaacaaatcaaataatactaCAATATTCTTATTAGTAACaggtaaaatatcaattaaataaaaacGAGACAATTCTCTATTGcacagacacccccccccccctttgtgaAAATGTTGGCTGTATCTAGTTAACAAATAGGAAAAATAACTTGTATAAAAAGGTCATAAAATGTGTGGCTAAGTTGTTTGCACTGTCTTttaaaagattgaaaaaaaataatataatatagggtatttataatgcgcacatatccaccttgttaggtgctcaaggcgctcctttTAAAGCTAtataggcgttcatagcgcacacagctttttagggaattacttcctaccggtacccatttacctcacctgggttgagtgcagcacattgtggatcagtttcttgctgaaggaaactacgccatggctgggattcgaacctacgaccctctgtttcaaagtccgaagactaatccactgggccacaacgctccacagatTGAAATGTAAGGCAAGTTTGGACATGAAGTGGAAGACTGTCAAAAATCAATGTGCCAAAATGAAAGTTTCATAATAGTGCGTATTTGCAGCATTTCTAGTATTATAATAAATTGGCCTGTTCgatattaatttgataaattCCATGGAAtagaatttgatttaatttgataaatTCCATGGTATGGAATTTAATTTATCTTTAGataaattatcattgtttttgtttttgattaCTTTTTTTAGTTGGCCTATTATCAGATCCATGCAAGCAAAGTCCAATCCCGGTCTACACAGTATATACACACCCTCATAAACTTTATACCCCATGAACGAAACAATTTCAGCATCGGGCTCATTCTTTGATCAGGATGAATCCTCGGACGGTTCAGGTGGTAGTCGGCGTGACGACCCTGTGTGTTGGTATTGGGGTAGGGGTGCTGATCGGGTATTTCAGCGCCCCTGGGGAGGGGGAGTACACCAACCCCGAGACCCGCGAACCGGATGAAAGCATCGCGGACCGTATCATGGAAGAAATCAGTGCCGAGAATATAAAGGCTAATCTCAGGTAAGACAACCATATCAGGGAcaagacatttgctctggcgatgattgctccgggctttatttcgtctaagatatagggCTAAGGttgcaatgtatttttttaattttattttttagggttatgttttttaatgttatttttaagGTTGGGTTTaggacagtggcgtaactacaggggggcacgtgcccccccatcggctgacaaaaaacggggaaaaggagaaaagagggagaaaggaagagaaaaatagtgggaaagaagacaatATTGTTCACTATAATGgcatattatatcataattatattatgttatattacataagaaacatttttttataactttatgaaacataatttgctcaggacctatgtcttcattgttcctggtgcttgcATTCATCAACAACGCGGTAAACAGAGGAAGATCAGTGATATTGACCGGCTGGCGTCAGTACTTTGCACGCAAATTTTCTGCAatgcacccccccaaaaaaaatctaatgatAACACATGATAACATGGAAATAGAGACTTGATTAAATTatggaaacaaaaagaaaaaaaaagggaagcGAAAAATCACGATAGGTCACCACCATGAATAGAgaatttagaaaaatataaaatttgacAACATATATatgggggcggggggggggagttcCTAGCCCTCAACCGCCTGCTAGATCTGCCCATTTAAGATCGTATATCAACTTTGCAAATATCACAATGGGTAATTAACGATATGTACATAGTGGAATTGGATACATCGAAACAGTATGTGAACTCGATTTTATTCCCATAATATAGTGCCCTTTGGTCCGTAATAGTAAATGATTACTGATGTAGTCGTCAACACCATGGACGTAGTTAATTTCCGCGCTTACCGGCCAGGATGTGGCCAGACAATAATATTGACATCAAAGACTTAATTTCGAATTTCGATTCCCATGCACTATCACCTTCCAAGCTGAAAGTTATACCCCACTGAAAAACAACTAGATTAcagtgaaaataaaaagtaactTTAAGTAAGAAAGCAATAGTCAAAACTTACTAGTTAGACCTATTGCAACAAAACCAGCAACAATGACAAGATTGCTCGGAAATTGGGAGGGACACTGAAATATATTTGCGTACACATGCgcgacaaagagagagagagacagagaaaaggAGTAAATGGAAAAAGGATACACCCTTTTCGATTAAGGCGCATACTCATCTAGAGGgtcaaaacacacacacacaaaaggaGCAAAGAAAATGTGTCTTTTCGAAGAAAAAGTGGAAACATCGTGGTAAATCCTTATACTTCAGGAGTTTACTTTTCGGGTTTATAGTTACCATGGATACCATTTTCTCCATACTGGTATGAATTTCCGTGGGGGTCGAACAAGCTTAAGCAGAAACGAACCAATAGcaccatctcgagtcctcaactgCTCATCCTGGGCACATTTCCTGACCCATTATGCTCATGTAGTCTAgcaatatagacccacttgaatgataacatgccaATCAACGACTGCATCTATTCCGCAATAATTATGtaaccaagtagcaaaacaattactttcaCTCTCAAAACAgtttagtttctctatacaaatacaattatatgtcaatttattctctgtagtaaaagtagatatctgaaaagtatattttaagacaatgtatttataacacacagtcaatgagaggcCACACACAGTTCACTCGCCCTTTAAAGTTAATATCAATAGGGGccaaaacaaaagtagattataaataaatgaattcggAGTTTTAAACTCAATATTAGGAACATGTTACTCTCTAATTATGACCGCACGGAGTACCCTCCAATTTCCTCAGAGACTCAGGACACTTGTGTTTAtacgcacgcacacacacactctcacacacacacacacacccacacctaCCCACACCCTCACGTACCCacacccccacccacacacGCCATTGTTCGTTAtcagaaaagaaatatgatCATACACAATTTGGTTTGTGGTCTTAGATATTACGCTCGGAAACCGCATGTTGCTGGGACACCAGCCGACAGGGAAGGGGCGGATGACATCAGGAGGGCGTGGCTGGATCAAGGATTGGACTCTGCCGAGTTGGTCTCGTATAAGGTCTATCTTCAGCATCCCCCATCACCAGACAATGAAGAATTAGCTAACAAGGTGATGTGTTTTTGTGTTATTGATATATTGATAAATTGACTATATTCTAATGcgttttaaaaaataacattttcaagcaaaatatgcatatttaGCAGTAtaaatatctatctatcttcctatctatttatctatctttctatttatctatctaactttctaactatctatctatcgatcgatcgatcgatcgatctaTATCCTATATAAATTAAAtcctgtatgctgattggtttaaatagcatcatgtgaccaaacatattatCAATATGTCGAAAATGAAACGCACACCGAAGAAAATGTGCTAAATCCGTTTTTAAAAATAGCATTTTCaagcaaaatatgcaaatttagaCAGTATAAGTATCAACCGGcggttatctatctatctatctatctatctatgagtgtatgtttcaatgaatgaatgaatgaatgaatcgatcgatcaatcaatcaatcaatcagtcgaTCGATCGACcgaccaatcaatcaatcaatcaatcagtcgaTCGATCGACcgaccaatcaatcaatcaatcaatcaatcagtcgaTCGACcgaccaatcaatcaatcaatcaatcaatcaatcaatcaatcaatcatactAGGGGCATTGGTCCATGTTTTGGATGGGAGGAGTGGAAGAATCAATGTCCAAAAACATCGGCTTGTTTTATGGTTTTATGGTGCTTTCCAATGCGTTGCACAAATATAAAACTTTTAAAGCTTCCAAActaggggggagggggtaggtaattcaaaatttttactcCTAATATTTTCATGGGGTGCCCCCTGTCCACCAGGATCAGCTTCGACCTTTTATCCGTCTCTGTTCTCCAGGTTCAAATCGTAGATCCAGCCAATGGGAATGTTGCATTTCAGTCAGCGCTGAGGGAGGATCCATTCGGAGAAGAGGAATTATTACAGCCTGATATTCCTCCGCCATTCAATGCATACTCGGCTACAGGAGATGTGACGGTAAGTGGTTAGAAGCCAcaccaaaaatatatatgaagatATATTGGAGGGAGTAGATTGGTTTTCTGATCTTAGAGCAAAAAAATATAGACAGTTTACCCCCTTTATCGTTATCCTGCTCTGAGCTTAGTGTATTATACACTGAGCTCAGAGCAGTATATAATATTGAAACCTATGATAACGACCACTGACGGGAAACGGcttaaaggacaggtccaccccaacaaaaacttgatttgaataaaaagagaaaaattcgaCAAGCttaacaccgaaaatttcatcaaaatcggatgtaaaataagaaagttatggcattttaaagtttcgcttattttcaacaaaatagttatatgaacgagccagtcaaatgagagagttgatgacatcactaactcactatttcttttgtattttattatatgaaatatttttattttctcgtcattgtcatttgaaatgaagtctcattcctccctgaacacgtagaattccattattttaacattttgtgcttcaggcaaggaggtcataatcgtcatatttgtaaaaattgaaatattgtataattcaaacaataaaaaacaaatgaaatagtgagtgagtgacatcatcgactctctcatttggatgtaactggctcgttcatataactattttgttgaaaataagtgaaactttgaaatgtcataactttcttattttacatctgatttggatgaaattttcagctttgtgcttgtctgatttttctctattgattcaaatcaacatttttctgaggtggacttgacctttaagttgaCATAAGTTTTGGTTGTGTTGGTGCAtgtaataaaaacaacaacaataataatatatgtatattcacACAAACTTGCAGGGGGACTTGGTTTACGTAAATTATGGAAGGGTTGAGGACTATGAGTACATACTGGATGAGTTGGACCCTACCATTAACTTCACAGGGAAGATCGTCATCGCCCGACACGGAGGGACGGGATGGTATACCAAGGTAGGTATCATCACCGTCTAAAATTATCGGTGTTCCGAGAGAACCACACCATTTAATTTGAACATTATAGCACCCTAGTCTGATAATACAACTAGTAACACCGAATGGTAGAGTTTATAACTAATTATATTTGCAGTGTACAAAAATTTTTGCAACCAATATCATAAAATTCCAATGACGTCGATCGGTCCCAAAAGCAAATTGATTttagaaatcaatttaaaatgcaTTACTGATTGCAGATCTATCTTATTACATGTGTACGTATGAATTGGTTTGCCAATTGTAGGTGGGGTGCCGTTTTTTCGATGTGTAGCTATCTTTGATGAGCCAAAACGATGTGCACAAAATACTAAACATGGATCTTTATGCGCAGTTCATATTTTATGCTTTGCCCCACAGCGTTATTTTGTCGTTGTCATCTATCATGCAATCGATGTATTAAATGTTTCATTGATGACTCTTtatctgttttgatagatcagaATCCACAAATGCATATATTTTTGCCTGTTATAGCTGTCTGCGCTTTATTtagttttgaattttttttctatcaccTCCCGAATGAGCCACCCCTtacctttaaagaaaaaaatatataagaattaaaaataaaatcaaattattcaaaTGCAGCGCTAATACAAGCAAGGCcgatatatttctttcaatattaaTGATACACATATCATTCTCTAGGCAACGAATGCCTACGACTTTGGTTGTGTGGCACTTCTAATGTATACGGACCCGGCGAATTATGGCGTCGGCCCAGAAATAGGACTTCCCTACCCTGACGGCAAATTCCTACCTAGCACATCGGGGCAGAGGGGTTCGGTCAAAAAGGATTTTGGGGATCCACTGACCCCTGGTTACCCATCGAGAGGTAAAAAaatccttttctatttttttttgaaaaataatatttcataattatttatcCATATTCCAtaaatttatcaacatttcaTATTCTATCTTTAAAACAAAAGATTGTTTCATGATTCGTATTTCTATTGCTTAGAACACTAGGGATTAGTTATGTGACTTTATACGTACCGCTTTACTTTTAAGTAATTAttattctttcccctttttagcAGGTTTccaatttcttcttattttttttaaattgcgcCATTAGCACATTTTTATGATGGATACCGCACTGAAAAAcactggtgttaatttaacaccaaaCCCGAATCCATATATGTACACGCAAGAGAAATATAGAaacaaaaccagtttggaatcaaacaaATGTTGTTTAATACTAAAGGACACATTACCTCACAGCTCATCGTTATTGGGTCAAGTTATGTATGGTCCATGCCGGTAAAACCGACTTGTTACTcaccctccccccctccccttggcAAAAAGCTAAATCCGCCACAGCTGATTAGAACTTTTCTTTGACTCGTTTTTGGAACTTTTTAAGATTTTTAAATAGGGTTCTAAGCAGCTATTTTGCTTCAACATAAAGGAACTCAGGAACTTATGGTTTCTACAATATGGGGTTCTTGATGGTGAGGAAAACCCTACCAATTCTGGAGTGAAAATGTCTAAAAAAGTACACTGTTTACTCCAGAAGGAGCTAAAATGCACTCACAAAAGACGTGAATCCCACTACAAAATGTGACTTTTAACACTCTTCGGCTTCTTCCAGTAACGTTAAAAAGTTCCTGATACGGGACAAAGGAAGGATCTAAAGTTTAAGAGTCGGCCTATACCGGGTCCGGGATAATagatttttcaataaaattaaactccaaacatgccaaaatggACCATTCATATGTCATAAAATATTACTCTTTCAGGTATAAAATACTGAAGTAAAGCAATAACCCTTTGTGTATATCTTTAAAGACTTTGCCTATAGGAGATCTGTTAACGAAACCGACTTGCCCAAAGTTCTTATTCATCCTGTAGGATACGGTGATGCAGAGAAACTGATAAAGTGAGTAAAAACGAAAAGTTGAGCAATTGTAACTGTCAACAATTTTGTTGAtatgatatatcaatattatatttttgttggtttcaATATTATCAGTGATATTATTactaatatttattattattattattattgttatcattattatcatcatcatcattattgttattattacctttcttatcattatcaatagCAGTAGAATAATTGTAGTGAtaataatatgatgatgatcattatcataatcattatcaaaattgttATCACTACTACTGCTGTCATAAATATTGTGATAAACAGGTCGAATACCTCTCAGTATCTAATAGCAAAGTATTTTAAGATTAACAAGCAAGAAGGCTTACATTTTGTAATAGATGCATCTATTCTTTGCACGCGGACTCACAGAGCGTTGGCTGGGCATTCTCCTCGTGAAAGCTGGCGTGGCGGTTTGAACACTACTTACCCGGTGGGTCCAGGGTTTGGCGCCCCATATCAAGGAATGTAAGTTACAAgtaaagaaaatacattttcatatcAAGATCAAATTTACGATAAATAAACTTCGGAAATGTTGAAAACACAGTGAAAATAGGCAAAAGAGCGACATGATTGGTGAGTTTCAAAAACAATTCCCTCCGATTTTCCACCTTTCAGAGTGTCTgtgagtgggtgtgtgtgggtgtgtgtgtgagaaaCAGAGGGAGAGGGGGGTGTAACTAAACAGAAACTGATGAAGAATGTATGAAGAAATACAACATCCCAATTTGCAAAAGTGTTGAGGGGGACATTAAAACCCCCGAAATgtttaaatgtcatttttcgTTTTATTCAGGAAGACGAGAGTGGTTATCAACTCCGTGTCAGACCAGTATACTATCTACAACACAGTCGGATTTATTAGAGGGGCTATTgaaccaggtaaaaaaaatctgacttaATCTATTTATTAGATTAATATTTCCAATTGGTCAGGCGGTAAACGTTTTAGTTTTGTGTCAAAGAATGTAAATTTAGATCAACATAACAGATGATATCGTAAACCATacccaaagattttttttaaatccagtattaactttcaatatttcatagTCATAGCAGGAGCTTCATAGAACCTTCTATGTTCGATTTTACTCTGCTTGTTATGGATGTTACAtacttttgttcttttgtaagTAGCTAGAGCTAAAAATGATGGCAGCGCTTTGTGTCATCCGGCCAAAAAAATCCAGCTATATTTATTAATACTACTATAATATTTCAGTTAGAGTGCACTCTAAaacatattgggtaaaaatgctccatgagggtaattttgtatccaaccaacattgggcatttatTTGGGGcctttttatttatccagtgtgatgaaaattttgcccattctaaagtaattgctgcttattttttaaacttactgtacaatatgcttcccgcatcgGGTAAAATTCATGCCCCTAATTGGTTGGACATATAATTACCCTCGGACTGgttaaatttaaattttcacccaatctttttttttatagtgtggGATTATGTtaaaacaaacaatttttttgttattcctGACATATCACCAGAACGTTACGTCATAATTGGGAACCATCGTGATGCCTGGGGTTTGGGTTCTATCGATCCTACCAGTGGGACCGCATCGGTTCTTGAGATTTCAAGAGTTTTTGGAAAACTTAAAAGAGAAGGTAAGAGAACGACGATTTTCAATGCAGCAGGCTTTATTTTTTACAGCATGCAGTGATAGAATATATGTTGGTTTGTGTTTGGGAGGGGTGAATGTCCGGATGAACACAAGAAAACAAATTTAACACATataataaatatgtatattatagGTATGCGAGTATTTGTACTTCAAAGCACTTGTTTCACGTCACGAATCTACCCCAATGCTTTATAACATTGTTTTTTCTTCGAGCAGATTAGATGAGATCTCAGCCTCTATTTAATAACTGCCTTTTCTGAAATGAAACTCCTTAGAACATAGTACAAAAAATTAGTTATTACATTAACCGAAAacagatgagagagagagaaaaaaacttttGTTTTGCTGATGAACCGTTAATGTCAGAATTTTACATCAATAAACCTTGGCATGAATATAATtgaatttgtattattttttcaaggATGGAGGCCGAGAAGGACATTGATGTTCTGCTCTTTTGGAGGAGAGGAATATGGATTGATCGGTTCGATTGAATGGACTGAGGtaagataatgacaataataataacaataacaatgaaaacattaacaacattaacaaaatataacaacaataacagtaacatttttattaaaCTAAGTGCAAGTTTTATGTTAAATGTTGATAACTACTAACTCTCATGGAGGTTAAGATCCTCAAATTCAAATCTTGTACGTTCCGTTTTCAAAGATATCCtggttgaggggggggggggggcatgtggtAATGacctcttgcccccccc
It encodes the following:
- the LOC121412738 gene encoding N-acetylated-alpha-linked acidic dipeptidase 2-like; amino-acid sequence: MNPRTVQVVVGVTTLCVGIGVGVLIGYFSAPGEGEYTNPETREPDESIADRIMEEISAENIKANLRYYARKPHVAGTPADREGADDIRRAWLDQGLDSAELVSYKVYLQHPPSPDNEELANKVQIVDPANGNVAFQSALREDPFGEEELLQPDIPPPFNAYSATGDVTGDLVYVNYGRVEDYEYILDELDPTINFTGKIVIARHGGTGWYTKATNAYDFGCVALLMYTDPANYGVGPEIGLPYPDGKFLPSTSGQRGSVKKDFGDPLTPGYPSRDFAYRRSVNETDLPKVLIHPVGYGDAEKLIKALAGHSPRESWRGGLNTTYPVGPGFGAPYQGMKTRVVINSVSDQYTIYNTVGFIRGAIEPERYVIIGNHRDAWGLGSIDPTSGTASVLEISRVFGKLKREGWRPRRTLMFCSFGGEEYGLIGSIEWTEEFNRILADRVVTYLNLDMGVVDTFYLRSSATPHLRPIIYEATQKIPDPDPSDTRKTVYDTMVEREPDPDNPELPQVLHIGGGSDYYGFEKRLGVPCIMGYYFYDRKTYNINFYSLYHTSYETVRLMDTFIDPEYKYHQAIARTFAEMARNLAERVVLPFDVEAYSNDLTSMWMNLKNTSQARDIEAHDISLEPLEQAIAEFATTCSQFKERLQSVDTQSTVAVRQVNDQMMSLDKAFLGDLPGETLDRHLLFTGRQTQGRSTEKVPSGTFPTILDVLHEIDDDPDQVGRWNLVAQQVAILTHAVEAGTSVLRDVTSW